The genomic segment CCGCGGCGCGCGGTCAATCGCCTTCGGCCTCGTTCTTATTGCCGAGCCGCGCCATGGTGAGCTAACCACGGGCGTCGCGAAAGTCGCGACGCGGCGCGGAGTGCGCGATGTCTGATGTTCGACCACCCGCCGTGATCCTGGCCGGCGGCCTTGCCCGCCGGATGGGCGGCGGCGACAAACCGCTGCGGGCCATCGCGGGGCGACCGCTACTGGCGCACGTGATCGAGCGCCTCCAGCCCCAATGCGGCGCGCTGGCGCTCAACGCCAATGGCGACTCGGCCCGCTTCGAATCCTTCGGTCTGCCGGTGATTGCCGATGATGTGCAGGGCTTCCCCGGCCCGCTCGCCGGCGTGCTGGCGGCAATGGATTGGGCGGCGGAGCAGCAGCCACGTGCCGCCTGCGTCCTGACCGCACCGGGCGACTGCCCGTTCCTGCCGCGTGATCTGGTGGCGCGCCTCCATCAGGCACGGCTCGACGAGCATGCCGAGATTGCTGTCGCCGCCTCAGGCGGCCATCTGCATCCAGTAATCGCACTGTGGCCGGTAGCGATCCGCGACGCATTGCGGGCCGCACTGATCGAGGACGACATCCGCAAGGTCGAACGGTTCACCGCGCGCTATCCCTGCGCGGTGGTGGAGTGGCCTGTCACGCCATTCGACCCGTTCTTCAACGCCAACACGCCGGACGATATCGCCGAGGCCGAACGCATTGCGGCGGCCGATCAATAGCAGAACGTCTCCCCGTCATTGCGAGAAGCGTAGCGACGAAGCAATCCAGCACCGAGCACGGGGCTGGATTGCTTCGCTTCGCTCGCAATGGCGGAAGCGGTGCGTGCCGCTACGGCGTCAGCACCGCGCGGCCGACCAGCTTGCCCTTCTGCAGATCGATGAGCGCATCGTAAGCCTGCGGCAGCGCCACCTTGGTGACCGGGATCGGCGACACCTTCTTGGCGCGGACCAGATCGAGCAGCTCCTGGGTTTCGGCAAGATTGCCGACATAGCTGCCCTGGATGGTGATGGCGCGCATCGGGATGAACGGCAGCGCCCACGGCGCGCCGCCGCCGAACAAACCGACGATCACCAGCTTGCCGCCCTTGGTGAGACAATCGAAGCCGAGCTGCGCGGTCTGCGGATTGCCGACCAGATCCAGCGCACCGCGCACCGGGCCTTTGGCGATCGCCGCGATCTGCGCCAGCGCGTCCGGCGCGGCGCCGTCGACCGTGCCGAGCGCGCCGGCCTTCTGCGCCGCCTCGCGCTTGGCCGCGTCGATATCGACCATGATGGCGCCCTTGCCGCCCATCGCCTTGAGCAGCTCCAGCGCCATCAATCCGAGTCCGCCGGCACCGAAGATCACGATCGGGCTGTCGAGGCAGAAGTCGAGCTTCTTCAGCGCGCTGTAGGTGGTGATGCCGGAGCACGCATAGGGCGCTGCGGTCACCGGATCGAGCCCATCAAGGCTGAGCAGATAGCGCGGATGCGGCACGATCAGTTCGTCCGAGTAGCCGCCGTCGCAATACACCCCGAGAAACCGCGGCTTCAGACACATATTCTCGTCGCCGGCCTTGCAGACGTCGCATTCGCCGCAGCCGATCCACGGATACACCAACGCGACCTCGCCAATCTTGGCGTCCTTGGCGTCGGGACCGGCGGCGACGATTTCGCCGACGGTCTCGTGCCCCATCGTCAGCGGCAATGCGACGCCGCGATCGGCGAGCGACAACTTCTTGCGGCCGTGGCCGAGTTCGTAACCGCCTTCCCAGATGTGCAGATCGCTATGGCAGATGCCGGCGGCCTTGACGCGGACCAGCACTTGCGTGCCGGTCAGTTCCGGCGTCGGCCGGTTGTCCTCGCTCAACGGTTTGCCGAAATCGGTGACGCGAAAGCTCCTCATGGCGTAGTCTCCCGAGATTGTTCTTGTTTATCGTCGAAGCATGCCACGCCGCCGCACGGCCGTCGATGGCCGGTGCGGCTACGCCGCGCTGCGGAATTCGGCCGTAGTCTTCGCCACCAGATCGGCGATCGGCACGACGCCGCCGATGCCGGACGCCGAATGACCGGCGCTCCAGATATCGCGCCAGCGCTTCGGCCGGTCCTCCCGCGCACCGACGTCGATATCTTTGCCGATGTCGATGCCGCCGCGCTCCGGCAGATCGTCGGGATCGAGCCCGGCGGCGACGATCGACGGCCGCAGCATATTGGTCTGCAATCCAGTGAACGCTTTGGTGAGCAGGATATCGTCGGCGCTCGCCTCCACCAGCATTGCCTTGTAGCGCGGATCGGCGAGGCTCTCTTCCGTGGCGATGAACTTGGTGCCCATGTAGCCGAGGTCGCAGCCGAGCGTCATCGCGGCGCGCAGCGCGACGCCGTCACTGATGCCGCCGGCCAGCACGATCACGCCGTCGAAGAATTGCCGCACCGCACGCACGAAGGCGAACGGATTGAGCCAACCGGTCTGGCCCCCGGCACCGGCGGTGAGCAACACCAGGCCGTCAACTCCGGCCGCCACCGCGCGTTCGGCATGGCGGATGCTCGCAACGTCGGCGAGCACCATGGCGCCGACATCGTGCAGCGGCGCGATCACCGGCTGCGGCGAGCCGACGCTGGTGATCACCACCTCGGGCTTGTGCCGCAATAACAGCTGTAAATCGTCGCCGAGCCGCGCGTTGGAGCGATGCACGATCAGGTTCGGACACCACGGCGCGGCGCGCCGGCCGCTCGCGTGCTCGTGTGCCGCGATTCGGCGCGTGATCTCATCGAGCCAGCCCCCGAGTTGTTCCGTCGTGCGGCAATTCACCGTCGGAAATGATCCGATCACGCCGCTACTACACGCCGCAGCCACCAGATCGACGCCGGACACCAGAAACATCGGTGCCGCAATCAGCGGCAAACTGAGACGATCGCCGAAGCGCGCCAGACGGTCGGATGATTTCACGGCAGTTTCCTCCTGCTCTGTTTGCATCGGCCCTGGTCAGCCGTGCTAATGTGGTTGCCGAACATTGGCACGCCCAACAGCCGATGACAAAACACAAGGGAGACGAACGCCATGACTGCCGAGCTCAACGCTTTTCCGACTGCAGGCACGCAGACATTGCGGGCGCTGGCGCGCTATCCGTCGCGCACCGCGTTCGCCTGGCCCGGCGGCAGCTTGAGCTATCGCGGCGCCACCGACATGATCGGCAGCATCCAGAAGGTGTTCATGGGGCTCGGCCTGCCGCCGGGCACGCGGGTTGCGCTGCTCACCGCCAATCGCGCCGAGACCTGGTGCGCCGGCGTCGCCGCCCAGCTCTGCCGCTTCGCCATCACCTGGCTGCATCCGCTCGGCTCGCGCCAGGATCAGCTCGATCAGATCGAGGACTCCGAAGCTGCGGTGCTGATCATCGACGCCGCCGCCTTTCTGGAGCGCGGCGGCGAGCTGGCCGCCCAGGCCAGCGGCCTGCGCCACGTCTTCACCATCGGCCGCGCCGGCTACGGGCTCGATCTGCTCACCGCGCTGGAGCAGGCCGGCAGCGCCACGGCGCGCGACTTCGCTCAGCTCGATGATGTCGCGGTGCTGAACTACACCGGCGGCACCACCGGGAAATCCAAAGGAGCGCTGCGCCACCATCGCGAGAACGCCGGTTTCGCCAATGCGATCCTGGCCGATTTCGAAATCCCGTTCGATCCGCGCTATCTCACGGTGGCGCCGATCAGCCACGTTGCCGGCACCAAGGTGCTGCCGTCGCTGATCCGCGGCGGCACCATCCACATGATGAAGGGGTTCGATCCGGAAGCGGTGCTGCAGACGATCGAGCGCGAGAAGATCAACTTCACGCTGTTCGTGCCGACGATGATCTACGTGCTGCTCGATCATCCGGCGCTCGCCAAGACCGATCTGTCGTCGCTCGACCTGGTGCTGTACGGCGCCTCGCCGATGTCGCCGACGCGGCTGGTCGAAGGCATCGAGCGGATCGGGTCGGTGTTCTCGCAGCTCTACGGCCAGACCGAGTGCTATCCGGTGTCGGTGCTGCGCAAGGCCGATCACGATCCGAAGCAGCCGGAGCTGTTTCTGTCGTGCGGCTTCCCGATCGCGGCCTGCGATGCCCGGATTCTCGACGAGAACGATCAGGAAGTGCCGCTCGGCGAGGCCGGCGAGATCTGCGTGCGCGCGCCGCACGTGATGGCTGAATATTGGAAGCGTCCGGAGCAGACCGCCGAAACGCTGAAGAGCGGCTGGCTGCACACCGGCGACATCGCCAAGCAGGACGACCGCGGCTACATGTACATTCTCGACCGCAAGAAGGACATGATCGTGTCCGGCGGCTTCAACATCTTCCCGCGCGAGGTCGAGGACGTGTTGTCGACCCATCGGGACGTCGCGATGGTCGCGGTGGTCGGCGTGCCCGACGACAAATGGGGCGAAGCGGTCACCGCCGTCGTCGTCGCCAAGCCTGGCACCAAGCCCGACGAGCGCGAGTTGATCGAGCTGGTCAAGACCCGCAAGGGCTCGGCGCATGCGCCGAAACAGGTGCAGTTCGTCACCGAGCTGCCGATGACCGGCGTCGGCAAGATCGACAAGAAAGTGCTGCGCGCCGGCTTCTGGGCCGGTCGGGATCGGATGGTCGGGTAGTTCGCAATCCCGTCAATGGTCATTCCGGGGCGCGCGCAGCGCGAACCCGGAGTGACGACCTGGTACTACGACCGAAACAGCCGCGTGTACTGCGTCTCGTGGCGCAGGCTGGCGAGATCGGCGCGGAAGGTGGCGGTGCCGAGGTCGTCGAGCGACGCGGTCAGCGCTCGCGCGCCCGTCGCGATCACCGATGGCTCCAGCGCGGCGAGCACGCGCTGGCTGTCGGTCTGGCCGAGCGGGATCAGCCGCGCGCCGGCCGAGATCCAGTTCGACGTCACCGCGTGCAGGAAGCCGTGCAGCGTCGCCGGCAGCGGCACGCCGTGCGATGCGCTGACCACGCCGACCGCGACCGGATAGGCGATCGCCTCGCCGCATGCTGCCACGGCGCGGCCGAGGCCGTCGCTGTTCCATGCCTTGCGGGCGATCTCGATAAAGGCGCGGCCCTGCGACAGCGTCTCGAGCTGGCGCTCAGCCGAGGTGACGAACGCCGCGGCGAGTTCAGCGACGGCTAGCAGGCCGGCGTCGTCATGTCGCTCGGTGGCGCGGTAGGCATGGCAGAGCAGCACCGCGTCGCAGAATCCGGCGCCATGCTGCAGCATCGCGTCGAGCCAATCGCGCAAACTGGCGGCGCCTTCGACGTCGCCGGCCTCCACCGCCCATTCGATGCCGCTGGAATAAGAGAACGCGCCGACCGGGAACGCCGGCGACAGCCAAGTCATCAGCCGGAACAGCGCCGCGCTCTGCTGTGCGGGCAGCGGCTGCGCCGACGCCTCCGGCTCAGTGCTCATGCTTGTGAGAATGGCCGTGCGAATGCTGATGGCCGCAGCTCTCGTCATGGACATGATGGTCATGCCCCTGGTGATCATGCCCGCAACCGTGGCCGTGAGCGTGATCATGGGCGTGATCATGGTCGTGGCTGTGATCATGATGTGCATGACCATGATGCGCGTGGTCATGATGCGCATGATCGTGGTGGCCGTGCGCCGCATCGCCGCTGTCGTGCGCCGGTGCGTAGGCGCCGCCTTCCGGATCGAACGGCGCTTCGATCTCCACCACCTTGCCGCCGAGGCCGCGGACCATGTCGGCGATGACGTGGTCGCGGCGGATGCGCAGCGCCTTAGCCATCAGTTGCGTCGGCAGATGGCGGTTGCCGAGATGCCAGGCGAGCCGCACCAGATGTTGCGGATCGTGGCCGCGGATCTCGAGCAGCGGCTCCGGTGCCGCGACCACTTCCACCAGCCGGCCGTCTTCCAGCACCAGCGCGTCGCCGCCGCGCAGCGCCACCGCCTGCTCCAGATCGAGCAGGAACGAAAGTCCCCGCGTCCCGGTCATCGCCATGCGGCGGCGATGCCGGTCGTCGAAATCGAGCACGACGGTGTCGGCCGGGGTGGCGGTCCAGCGATGCTGGCCGCGGACGGCGGTGGCGCGGATCATGGAGTCTCCTATCTGGTCACGACGTTCGCCGGCGTGATGATTTCGATCTTGGGCGGCGCGGCGAAGCAGGTGACGGCGACGCGACCGAACGTCTTCATGTGCTCGGCCTTGCGATGCGGCTCCAGCGCTTCGGCGTTTTCCCACTGCTCGACGAACACCATCTTGCCGGGATCGGTGACGCTCTCGTGCAGGTCGTAGGCGATGTTGCCGGGCTCCTTGCGCGTCTCGGCGATGCAGGCTTTGGCAGCGACGATCAGTTCGGCACGCATTTCGGGCTTCACGGTCAAAGTGGCGACGACATAGATCACGAATATTCCTCCCGGCGGTTTGTGTCTGCAAGGCCGGACATGGCGCCGGCGCGCGGGACATTAGGCGGATGCGGCGGGGATGCAAAGGGGCGGCTCAACCGCGTCGACGCGCCACGCGACGGTCATTCCGGGATGCGCGCAAACGCGCGCTGTTGCACAGAGATGGATCGCCGGGTCAAGTGTTCAGCCCGGAGACATGACCTACGGGTGTTCGGAGACATAGTCGACGCATCATAGTGGCTGGATTTGGCGGTTGGAGGCCAAGTCCATGCCCTGGCGTGAGGTGTCGGCGGTGGATCAGAGACGAGAGTTCGTCCGGCTTGCGATGCAGGAGGGAGCGAACCGGCGGGAGTTGTGCCGGCGGTTCGGCATTCATTGGACGACCGGCTACAAATGGTTGGAGCGATGCGCGGCCGGAGGTGATGTCGTCGACCTATCGCGGCGGCCGCACGAAAGCCCGCGGCAAACCTCGGCGGCGTGCGAGGCACAGGTGCTGGCGGTTCGCGATGCGCATCCAGCGTGGGGGGCGCGCAAGATCGCTAGCTCGATGAAGCGGTCCGGACACAGCGCTCCGGCGGTGTCGACGATCCACGAGATCCTGCGCCGGCACGGCCGGATCAAGCCTGCCGCCGGCGGTCCACCGGCGACGCTGCGGTTCGAGATGCCGGCACCGAACATGCTTTGGCAGATGGACTTCAAAGGCTGGGTTCGGCTCGGCAACGACGTCCGCTGCCATCCGCTGACCGTGGTGGACGATCACTCACGCTACGATCTGTGCCTCCAGGCTTGCGCCGATCAGCGCGGCGAAACCGTGCAGGACAGGCTGCAAACGACGTTCCGGCACTACGGCTTGCCCGACACGATCTTCGTCGACAACGGCTCGCCGTGGTCGGATAGTTCCGGCGAGCGCTGGACGTGGTTTTCGGTGTGGCTGCTCAAGCTCGGCATCAGCGTGATCCGCAGCCGTCCCTATCACCCGCAGAGCCGCGGCAAGAACGAGCGCTTCCATCGCACGCTGGACGACGAGGTGTTTGCGCTGCGGCCCTTGCGCGACCTCGCCGAGGCGCAACGTGCCTTCGACTCCTGGCGCGAGGTGTACAACTTCGAGCGCCCTCACGAGTCGCTAGGCCAGCTGGTGCCTGCTGATCGCTACCAACCGAGCCGGCGTTCTCTGCCGGACCGCCTGCCGGCTCCAGAATACGATGAGCGCGACATCGTCCGCTCCGTCCCGAAAACCAAGGCCTATGTCAGCTTCAAAGGTCGTTTGTGGAAGGTGCCGCAAGCCTTCGCCGGAGAGCGCTTGGCCATCAGGCCGCTCTCCACCGACGGCAAATACGGCGTGTTCTTCGCCGCCCACCAAGTCGCCACCATCGACTTGACGGCGGAAAAGGTGTCGGTCATGTCTCCGAACACGTGTCGACTATGTCTCCGGGCTGAACATCAAGCCCGGCGATGACGCAATGAATGCTGCCCCGCTTCAGAACATGAAGTAGCGCTGCGCCAGCGGCAGCACTTCGGCCGGGGCGCAGGTGAGCAGTTCGCCGTCGGCGCGGACTTCGTAGGTCTCGGGATCGACTTCGAGCTTCGGCGTGGCGTCGTTGTGGATCATGCTCTTCTTGGAGATGCCGCCGCGGACGTTGCTAATCGGGACCAGCTTCTTGGCGATGCCGAGGTCGCGGGCGAGATTGCCGGCAGCGGCGGCCTGCGAGGTGAACACCACCGACGACGCGGTCAACGCCCTGCCGAAGGCGCCGAACATCGGCTGATAGTGCACCGGCTGCGGCGTCGGGATCGAGGCGTTGGGATCGCCCATCGGCGCCGCGACGATGCTGCCACCCTTGATGATGCAGTCCGGCTTGACGCCGAAGAAAGCCGGCGACCACAGCACGAGGTCTGCCATCTTGCCCTTTTCGACCGAACCGATCAGCTTCGACACGCCATGCGCGATCGCCGGGTTGATCGTGTACTTGGCGATGTAGCGTTTGACCCGGAAGTTATCATTCCGCGCCGAGTCCTGCGGCAGCGCGCCGCGCTGCTTCTTCATTTTGTCGGCGGTCTGCCAGGTGCGGATGATCACTTCGCCGAGCCGGCCCATCGCCTGACTGTCCGACGACATCATCGACAGCGCGCCGAGGTCGTGCAGGATGTCTTCGGCCGCGATCGTCTCCTTGCGGATGCGGCTCTCCGCAAAGGCGAGATCCTCGGCGATCGACGGATCGAGATGGTGGCACACCATCAGCATGTCGAGATGCTCATCGATGGTGTTCTTGGTGAACGGCCGCGTCGGATTGGTCGACGACGGCAGCACGTTGTCGAGGCTCGCGACCTTGATGATGTCCGGCGCGTGGCCGCCGCCGGCGCCTTCAGTGTGGAAGGCGTGAATGGTGCGGCCCTTGAACGCCTTCACGGTGTCTTCGACGAAACCCGACTCGTTGAGCGTGTCGGTGTGGATCATCACCTGGATGTCGTATTCGTCGGCGACGGTGAGGCAATTGTCGATCGCCGCCGGCGTCGTGCCCCAGTCCTCGTGCAGCTTGAGCGCGCAGGCCCCGCCTTCGATCATTTCCTTCAGCGGCCCGGGCAGCGCGGCGTTGCCCTTGCCGGAGATGCCGAGATTGACCGGAAACGCATCGAACGACTGAATCATCCGGCCGATGTGCCATGGGCCCGGGGTGCAGGTCGTTGCAAAGGTGCCGTGCGACGGGCCGGTGCCGCCGCCCAGCATCGTGGTGACGCCGCTCATCAGCGCATGTTCGATCTGCTGCGGGCAGATGAAATGGATGTGGCTGTCGAAGCCTCCGGCGGTGAGGATCTTGCCTTCGCCGGCGATCACGTCGGTGCCGGGACCGATGATGATATCGACATTGGGCTGAATGTCCGGATTACCGGCCTTGCCGATCGCGGTGATCACGCCGGCCGTGATGGCAACGTCGGCTTTGACGATGCCCCAATGGTCGACGATCAGCGCGTTGGTGATCACCGTATCGGCGGCGCCGCCCTTGTTGGTCACCTGCGACTGGCCCATGCCGTCGCGGATCACCTTGCCGCCGCCGAATTTCACCTCTTCGCCGTAAGTGGTGAGATCCTTCTCGACCTCGACGATCAGATCGGTGTCGGCGAGCCGGACGCGGTCGCCGGTGGTCGGGCCGAACATGTCGGCATAGACGGAACGTGCAATCTTGGTGCTCACAACACGGCCCTCCCGCGCGCGGCGGTTTCGTCGAATAAACGTTCGAGGTGATCGTTGACGCCGCGGCAACCGGCCGCGACCTTTTCGGCCCAATCGAGATAGTCGAGCAGCCGGTCGCGTTCCCAATCGTCCGGCGGCGACAGGATCAGCGAGCGAAGATTGCTGATCTTGTCCGCGAGCTTGATCATCTTGGCGCGCGGCGCCAGATGCGGCGCGTGCTCGATCTGCAGCCGCTTGCGCTCGGCCTTCGGCAGCGTCTTGTCGTCAGTGCAGGCGACCACCAGCTCGGCGACGTCTTCGCTAAACAGCTCGGCGAGATCGTCGCGCGTGACGCCGGTGTCCTCGATGGTGTCGTGCAGCCAGCCGGCGGCCACCAGCGGCGCATCGGCGCCCTCCGTCGCGACCGTCAGCAACAGCGCGACTTCGGCGAGGTGATTGACGTAAGGCTCCTTATCGGCGCCCTTGCGCCGCGTCCCGGCATGTTTTCGCGCGGCGAAGTCGGCAGCGCGAGACACCAGCACGAGATCGGTCATTACAGCTTGCCCATCACGTCGCCGCGGAAGCCGTAGATGGTGCGGCTGCCGGCGAGCGCGACCAGCTGGACGTCGCGGCTCTGGCCGGGCTCGAAGCGCACGGCGGTGCCGGCCGCGATGTCGAGCCGCATGCCGCGGGCCTTGTCGCGGTCGAATTGCAGCGCCGGGTTGGTTTCGAAGAAATGATAGTGCGAGCCGACCTGGATCGGCCGGTCGCCGCTGTTGGCCACCGTCAGCGTCACCGTGGCGCGCCCGGCGTTGAGCTCGATCTCGCCGTCTTCGATGAACAGTTCACCGGGGATCATCGATTTTCTCCACAACAGGCGTCATTGCGAGCGAAGCGAAGCAATCCAGAGCCGCACGCGTGGCCCTGGATTGCTTCGTCGCTGCGCTCCTCGCAATGACGAACGAAAGAGCCTTCGAAACGACGGCACATCGCCACTACCTGATCGGCTGGTGCACGGTGACGAGCTTGGTGCCGTCGGGGAATGTGGCTTCGACCTGGATGTCGTGAATCATTTCGGCGATGCCGTCCATGCACTGGTCGCGCGTGATCACCTGGGCGCCGGCGTGCATCAGTTCGGCGACGCTGCGGCCGTCGCGCGCGCCCTCGACGATGAAATCGGTGATCAGCGCCACGGCCTCGGGATGGTTGAGCTTGACGCCGCGCTCGAGCCGGCGGCGGGCGACCATCGCTGCCATCGAGACCAGCAGCTTGTCCTTTTCGCGGGGGGAGAGGTTCATGAAGGCACTCGATCGAATGAGCCTGAAATTCGGACGTGACGCAGGATCAACTCAGCCACAGCCGCGGCAGCGCGCGGCCGGCGGCGCGGCCGAGAACAGTCATCATGTCGGCGCGCAGCTTCGCGGCATTTTGAGCGCAGAACCGGGCCATTGCAAACCCATTCCACGCCGAAATCCCAACCTCGGCGCCGAACGTATCGGCCGCCTCACGCAGCCGTTCGACCAGCGCCGCATCGCCCGGCACGATCAGCGCCGTGCCGATCGCGACACCGGCTTTGGCCACTGCAGGGCGTGCCAAGAGGGCACCGATCTCGCCATCGAGCCGCACGGTTTCGGCGAACAGCAATTTGCCGCCGCGCCGCATCCGCCAGCGGTCGACGAAGCGGCCGTGCTGCATGGTCTCCCCCATCGCCGAGCGGCCGAAGATCACCATCTCGGACAGCAACAGCGAAGCATCGTCCGCAAGCTCGATATCGATCCGTCGCTCGGCGCGGGCCTGATCGAACAGGATGGTCTCCTGCGGCAGCCACGCCAGATGGCCGCCGCTCGCGACCTTGAGGGTGATATCGAGCTGCGCGGCGGGGCCGTGCGAGCGATACACCTTCTCGGCCGCCGCCGTGGTCAGCGTCAGCCGCGCATCGGCCTGAACGTCGAGGCTGATGCCGAAGCGATCCCCACCGGCGACGCCGCCCGCGGTATTCACCAGCACAGCCGACAGCCCCTGCAGCTCCGGCGATGGAAAGCGCACCCGGAGCGATCCGGCTTCGTGCACCGGTCCGCGCCGCGTGACGCCGCCATCCGCCCGCACCTCGACGGCGACTTCGCCGACCGCGCGATTGGCGGCGAAGGTCGGCGAGGTGGTGAGGCTGGTATCCGCGATCATGCCGAGTATCCGCGGCGGCGCCACAACGGCAGCGCGCTCCCTCGCCCCGCTGTTGCGGGGAGAGGGTTGGGGTGAGGGGCGACGCGGGTCGCAGGCTCTCGGCTCTGCGGAAGCGCCCCCTTACCCGATCGGCATCGCTGCGCGACGCCGATCGACCTCTCCCCGCGCGCGGGGAGAGGTGAAGAGCGGCGCGCGTGGTTATGCCGAAGCTGATAAGTCAAAGCCGTCCTACAGCGCCATCTGCCGGCTGATCTCGGCTTGGTCGAGGCTGGCGCGGTCGCAGGTGTATTTCACTGCGCCGCGATCCATCACCGCGAAATTGTCGCCGAGTTCGCAGGCGAAATCGAGATACTGTTCGACCAGCACAATGGCGATGTTGCCGAGATTGCGCAAATACGAAATCGCCCGGCCGATGTCCTTGATGATCGACGGTTGAATGCCCTCGGTCGGCTCGTCGAGCAGCAGCACCTTGGGCCGCATCACCAGCGCGCGGCCGATCGCGAGCTGCTGCTGCTGGCCGCCGGACAGATCGCCGCCTCGCCGCTTCAGCATCGAATTGAGCACCGGAAACAGCGA from the Rhodopseudomonas palustris genome contains:
- a CDS encoding urease accessory protein UreF, whose protein sequence is MSTEPEASAQPLPAQQSAALFRLMTWLSPAFPVGAFSYSSGIEWAVEAGDVEGAASLRDWLDAMLQHGAGFCDAVLLCHAYRATERHDDAGLLAVAELAAAFVTSAERQLETLSQGRAFIEIARKAWNSDGLGRAVAACGEAIAYPVAVGVVSASHGVPLPATLHGFLHAVTSNWISAGARLIPLGQTDSQRVLAALEPSVIATGARALTASLDDLGTATFRADLASLRHETQYTRLFRS
- a CDS encoding AMP-binding protein gives rise to the protein MTAELNAFPTAGTQTLRALARYPSRTAFAWPGGSLSYRGATDMIGSIQKVFMGLGLPPGTRVALLTANRAETWCAGVAAQLCRFAITWLHPLGSRQDQLDQIEDSEAAVLIIDAAAFLERGGELAAQASGLRHVFTIGRAGYGLDLLTALEQAGSATARDFAQLDDVAVLNYTGGTTGKSKGALRHHRENAGFANAILADFEIPFDPRYLTVAPISHVAGTKVLPSLIRGGTIHMMKGFDPEAVLQTIEREKINFTLFVPTMIYVLLDHPALAKTDLSSLDLVLYGASPMSPTRLVEGIERIGSVFSQLYGQTECYPVSVLRKADHDPKQPELFLSCGFPIAACDARILDENDQEVPLGEAGEICVRAPHVMAEYWKRPEQTAETLKSGWLHTGDIAKQDDRGYMYILDRKKDMIVSGGFNIFPREVEDVLSTHRDVAMVAVVGVPDDKWGEAVTAVVVAKPGTKPDERELIELVKTRKGSAHAPKQVQFVTELPMTGVGKIDKKVLRAGFWAGRDRMVG
- the mobA gene encoding molybdenum cofactor guanylyltransferase MobA, which translates into the protein MSDVRPPAVILAGGLARRMGGGDKPLRAIAGRPLLAHVIERLQPQCGALALNANGDSARFESFGLPVIADDVQGFPGPLAGVLAAMDWAAEQQPRAACVLTAPGDCPFLPRDLVARLHQARLDEHAEIAVAASGGHLHPVIALWPVAIRDALRAALIEDDIRKVERFTARYPCAVVEWPVTPFDPFFNANTPDDIAEAERIAAADQ
- the ureC gene encoding urease subunit alpha encodes the protein MSTKIARSVYADMFGPTTGDRVRLADTDLIVEVEKDLTTYGEEVKFGGGKVIRDGMGQSQVTNKGGAADTVITNALIVDHWGIVKADVAITAGVITAIGKAGNPDIQPNVDIIIGPGTDVIAGEGKILTAGGFDSHIHFICPQQIEHALMSGVTTMLGGGTGPSHGTFATTCTPGPWHIGRMIQSFDAFPVNLGISGKGNAALPGPLKEMIEGGACALKLHEDWGTTPAAIDNCLTVADEYDIQVMIHTDTLNESGFVEDTVKAFKGRTIHAFHTEGAGGGHAPDIIKVASLDNVLPSSTNPTRPFTKNTIDEHLDMLMVCHHLDPSIAEDLAFAESRIRKETIAAEDILHDLGALSMMSSDSQAMGRLGEVIIRTWQTADKMKKQRGALPQDSARNDNFRVKRYIAKYTINPAIAHGVSKLIGSVEKGKMADLVLWSPAFFGVKPDCIIKGGSIVAAPMGDPNASIPTPQPVHYQPMFGAFGRALTASSVVFTSQAAAAGNLARDLGIAKKLVPISNVRGGISKKSMIHNDATPKLEVDPETYEVRADGELLTCAPAEVLPLAQRYFMF
- a CDS encoding HD domain-containing protein produces the protein MTDLVLVSRAADFAARKHAGTRRKGADKEPYVNHLAEVALLLTVATEGADAPLVAAGWLHDTIEDTGVTRDDLAELFSEDVAELVVACTDDKTLPKAERKRLQIEHAPHLAPRAKMIKLADKISNLRSLILSPPDDWERDRLLDYLDWAEKVAAGCRGVNDHLERLFDETAARGRAVL
- a CDS encoding urease accessory protein UreE, yielding MIRATAVRGQHRWTATPADTVVLDFDDRHRRRMAMTGTRGLSFLLDLEQAVALRGGDALVLEDGRLVEVVAAPEPLLEIRGHDPQHLVRLAWHLGNRHLPTQLMAKALRIRRDHVIADMVRGLGGKVVEIEAPFDPEGGAYAPAHDSGDAAHGHHDHAHHDHAHHGHAHHDHSHDHDHAHDHAHGHGCGHDHQGHDHHVHDESCGHQHSHGHSHKHEH
- a CDS encoding urease subunit gamma, whose protein sequence is MNLSPREKDKLLVSMAAMVARRRLERGVKLNHPEAVALITDFIVEGARDGRSVAELMHAGAQVITRDQCMDGIAEMIHDIQVEATFPDGTKLVTVHQPIR
- a CDS encoding putative quinol monooxygenase — encoded protein: MIYVVATLTVKPEMRAELIVAAKACIAETRKEPGNIAYDLHESVTDPGKMVFVEQWENAEALEPHRKAEHMKTFGRVAVTCFAAPPKIEIITPANVVTR
- a CDS encoding NAD(P)H-dependent flavin oxidoreductase → MQTEQEETAVKSSDRLARFGDRLSLPLIAAPMFLVSGVDLVAAACSSGVIGSFPTVNCRTTEQLGGWLDEITRRIAAHEHASGRRAAPWCPNLIVHRSNARLGDDLQLLLRHKPEVVITSVGSPQPVIAPLHDVGAMVLADVASIRHAERAVAAGVDGLVLLTAGAGGQTGWLNPFAFVRAVRQFFDGVIVLAGGISDGVALRAAMTLGCDLGYMGTKFIATEESLADPRYKAMLVEASADDILLTKAFTGLQTNMLRPSIVAAGLDPDDLPERGGIDIGKDIDVGAREDRPKRWRDIWSAGHSASGIGGVVPIADLVAKTTAEFRSAA
- a CDS encoding urease subunit beta; its protein translation is MIPGELFIEDGEIELNAGRATVTLTVANSGDRPIQVGSHYHFFETNPALQFDRDKARGMRLDIAAGTAVRFEPGQSRDVQLVALAGSRTIYGFRGDVMGKL
- a CDS encoding alcohol dehydrogenase encodes the protein MRSFRVTDFGKPLSEDNRPTPELTGTQVLVRVKAAGICHSDLHIWEGGYELGHGRKKLSLADRGVALPLTMGHETVGEIVAAGPDAKDAKIGEVALVYPWIGCGECDVCKAGDENMCLKPRFLGVYCDGGYSDELIVPHPRYLLSLDGLDPVTAAPYACSGITTYSALKKLDFCLDSPIVIFGAGGLGLMALELLKAMGGKGAIMVDIDAAKREAAQKAGALGTVDGAAPDALAQIAAIAKGPVRGALDLVGNPQTAQLGFDCLTKGGKLVIVGLFGGGAPWALPFIPMRAITIQGSYVGNLAETQELLDLVRAKKVSPIPVTKVALPQAYDALIDLQKGKLVGRAVLTP